Proteins encoded together in one Kutzneria kofuensis window:
- the valS gene encoding valine--tRNA ligase produces the protein MTGDGIPQRPSMEGIEDKWSGRWSRDETFRFHRPDSRAEVFSIDTPPPTVSGSLHVGHVFSYTHTDVVARFQRMRGKHVFYPMGWDDNGLPTERRVQLRYGVRCDPSLPYDPDYVPAETSSKQQVGISRRNFVELCQRMTVEDEKAFEALWRRLGLSVDWSLTYTTIGAHSQRVAQLGFLRLLREGQAYQSEAPSLWDVTFQTAVAQAELESRDHAGAWHRISFGPVEIETTRPELLPACVALIAHPDDERYRHLVGTTVRSPLFGMGIPVLTHPDAEPERGAGIAMCCTFGDLTDVRWWRELKLPTRTVIGRDGRFLPEPPEGVAASPYDELAGLTSFSARKRIVELLRESGDLIGEPRPTTRPVNFYEKGDKPLEIVSSRQWFVRSLEHREALLRRGSELTWHPAWMRNRYDDWAKGLNSDWLVSRQRFFGVPFPVWYPLDVNGEPRYEQPILPDEDALPVDPSSQVPPGYDESQRGVPGGFVGDPDVMDTWMASSMSPLIVSGWEHDPELFALTYPMDLRPQSHEIIRTWLFYSVLRSHVEENALPWSDAVISGWILDPDRKKMSKSKGEVVTPDDLLTEHGSDGVRYWAACGRPGTDTAFDPKQMKIGRRLATKLLNASRFALSFDEPSSTDSVAHPMDQAMIAALSSVVDDATKALEDFEHTAALERVERFFWTFCDDYLELVKERAYGLDGAGSARLALRTGLSTLLRLFAPYLPYVTEEVWSWWQDGSVHLAPWPTPLGGGDATALDLASTAIAAVRKAKSTAKLSMRADVASVELTADPATLALVRGFADDLVAAGRIGELRYREVEGADLEVAVQL, from the coding sequence ATGACGGGTGACGGAATTCCGCAGCGCCCGTCGATGGAGGGCATCGAGGACAAGTGGTCGGGCCGGTGGTCGCGGGACGAGACGTTCCGCTTCCACCGGCCCGATTCCCGTGCTGAGGTGTTTTCCATCGACACGCCGCCGCCGACGGTGAGCGGGTCGCTGCACGTAGGCCACGTCTTCAGCTACACCCACACCGACGTCGTAGCCCGGTTCCAGCGGATGCGCGGCAAGCACGTGTTCTACCCGATGGGGTGGGACGACAACGGGCTGCCGACCGAGCGGCGTGTGCAGCTGCGCTACGGGGTGCGCTGCGACCCGTCGCTGCCGTACGACCCGGACTACGTGCCGGCCGAGACCTCCAGCAAGCAACAGGTCGGCATCTCGCGGCGCAACTTCGTCGAGTTGTGCCAACGAATGACCGTCGAGGACGAGAAGGCGTTCGAGGCGTTGTGGCGCCGGCTCGGCCTGTCCGTCGACTGGTCGCTCACGTACACGACCATCGGCGCCCATTCGCAACGCGTGGCCCAGCTGGGTTTCCTTCGGCTGTTGCGGGAAGGCCAGGCGTACCAGTCGGAAGCGCCGTCGCTGTGGGACGTGACGTTCCAGACCGCGGTGGCGCAGGCGGAGCTGGAGTCGCGTGACCACGCCGGCGCGTGGCACCGGATCTCCTTCGGGCCGGTGGAGATCGAGACCACCCGGCCGGAGCTGTTGCCGGCGTGCGTGGCGTTGATCGCGCATCCCGACGACGAGCGGTACCGGCATCTCGTCGGCACCACCGTGCGATCTCCCTTGTTCGGCATGGGGATCCCGGTGCTCACGCATCCGGACGCCGAGCCCGAGCGCGGCGCCGGGATCGCGATGTGTTGCACCTTCGGCGATCTGACCGACGTGCGGTGGTGGCGTGAGCTGAAGTTGCCCACCCGGACGGTGATCGGGCGCGACGGCCGGTTCCTGCCGGAGCCGCCCGAGGGGGTGGCGGCGTCGCCGTACGACGAGCTCGCCGGGCTGACGTCGTTCAGCGCGCGCAAGCGGATCGTCGAGCTGCTGCGGGAATCCGGCGACCTGATCGGGGAACCGCGGCCGACGACCCGTCCGGTCAACTTCTACGAGAAGGGCGACAAGCCGCTGGAGATCGTCTCCAGCCGACAGTGGTTCGTGCGCAGCCTGGAGCACCGGGAAGCGTTGCTGCGCCGGGGATCCGAGCTGACGTGGCACCCGGCGTGGATGCGCAACCGGTACGACGACTGGGCCAAGGGGCTCAACTCCGACTGGCTGGTCAGCCGGCAGCGGTTCTTCGGCGTGCCGTTCCCGGTCTGGTATCCGCTGGACGTCAACGGCGAACCTCGTTACGAGCAGCCGATCCTGCCCGACGAGGACGCCCTGCCGGTGGATCCGTCGAGCCAGGTTCCGCCCGGCTACGACGAGTCGCAGCGCGGGGTGCCCGGCGGTTTCGTCGGTGATCCCGACGTGATGGACACGTGGATGGCATCCTCGATGTCGCCGCTGATCGTGTCGGGTTGGGAGCACGACCCCGAGCTGTTCGCGCTGACGTATCCGATGGACCTGCGGCCGCAGAGCCACGAGATCATCCGCACCTGGCTGTTCTACTCGGTGCTGCGCTCGCACGTCGAGGAAAACGCCCTGCCGTGGTCGGACGCGGTGATCTCCGGCTGGATCCTCGATCCCGACCGGAAGAAGATGTCCAAGTCCAAGGGTGAGGTGGTGACGCCCGACGACCTGCTCACCGAGCACGGTTCCGACGGCGTGCGCTACTGGGCCGCGTGCGGCCGGCCCGGCACCGACACCGCGTTCGACCCGAAGCAGATGAAGATCGGCCGCCGGCTGGCCACCAAGCTGCTCAACGCCAGTCGGTTCGCGCTGTCCTTCGACGAACCGTCCTCAACGGACAGTGTCGCGCATCCGATGGACCAGGCCATGATCGCCGCTCTCTCGTCCGTTGTGGACGATGCGACCAAGGCCCTGGAGGACTTCGAGCACACCGCCGCGCTGGAACGGGTGGAGCGGTTCTTCTGGACGTTCTGCGACGACTACCTCGAACTCGTCAAGGAGCGGGCCTACGGCCTCGACGGCGCCGGCTCCGCCCGGCTCGCCCTGCGGACCGGGCTGTCCACCCTGCTGCGGCTCTTCGCGCCCTACCTGCCGTATGTGACGGAGGAGGTGTGGTCCTGGTGGCAGGACGGCTCCGTGCACCTCGCCCCGTGGCCCACCCCGCTCGGGGGCGGCGACGCCACCGCGCTGGACCTCGCCTCCACCGCCATCGCCGCCGTCCGCAAGGCCAAGTCCACCGCCAAGCTCTCCATGCGCGCCGACGTGGCGTCGGTGGAGCTGACCGCGGATCCCGCCACGTTGGCGCTGGTCAGGGGCTTCGCCGACGATCTCGTGGCCGCCGGCCGGATCGGCGAGTTGCGATACCGCGAGGTCGAGGGCGCCGACCTGGAGGTGGCGGTCCAGCTGTGA
- the fdhD gene encoding formate dehydrogenase accessory sulfurtransferase FdhD — MGRVTVRRPVLRLSHQGERHRPDALAAEEPLELRIDGKAVAVTMRTPGNDVELAHGFLLTEGVIGDREDISAARYCAGTGPDGRNTYNVLEISLSPGVAPPDVGVERNFYTTSSCGVCGKAALDAVKLRTRYAPADDDCAVSVEVLTTLPDKLRAAQKVFDSTGGLHGAGLFTTDGELLVAREDVGRHNAVDKVMGWAVQSGLVPLRGCVLMVSGRASFELVQKAAMAGVPVLAAVSAPSSLAAELSDEQGMTLIGFLRGDSMNVYTGAQRVLR, encoded by the coding sequence ATGGGAAGGGTGACGGTCCGACGGCCGGTGCTCAGGCTCTCCCACCAGGGCGAACGCCATCGTCCAGATGCACTAGCGGCCGAAGAACCACTCGAATTGCGTATTGACGGAAAAGCGGTCGCGGTGACGATGCGAACACCGGGCAACGATGTGGAACTGGCCCACGGTTTTCTGCTCACCGAGGGCGTGATCGGTGATCGTGAAGACATCTCCGCGGCGCGCTACTGCGCCGGAACCGGTCCCGACGGACGAAACACCTACAATGTGCTCGAAATCTCACTTTCGCCCGGAGTCGCACCGCCGGATGTGGGCGTGGAGCGCAACTTCTACACCACTTCCTCCTGCGGCGTGTGCGGCAAGGCCGCCCTGGACGCCGTCAAGTTGCGTACCCGCTACGCCCCCGCCGACGACGACTGCGCCGTCTCCGTCGAGGTGCTCACGACGCTGCCCGACAAGTTGAGGGCCGCCCAGAAGGTCTTCGACTCCACCGGCGGCCTCCACGGCGCCGGCCTGTTCACCACCGACGGCGAACTCCTCGTCGCCCGGGAGGACGTCGGCCGACACAACGCCGTGGACAAGGTGATGGGCTGGGCGGTCCAGTCCGGCTTGGTGCCCCTCCGCGGCTGCGTGCTCATGGTTTCCGGCCGCGCCTCGTTCGAACTCGTTCAGAAGGCCGCCATGGCCGGCGTGCCCGTCCTCGCCGCCGTGTCCGCCCCGTCGTCACTGGCCGCCGAGCTCTCCGACGAACAGGGCATGACCCTCATCGGCTTCCTCCGCGGCGACTCCATGAACGTCTACACCGGCGCCCAGCGCGTGCTCCGCTGA
- a CDS encoding FdhF/YdeP family oxidoreductase has product MTRRPPQQDVDESKIKVGEPKTYAAGVKGVLVSLQHGWDQMGATRSVRTLRLLNQREGFDCPGCAWPEAQGHRKMAEFCENGAKAVAEEATTRRVGPEFFAAHSVAELGEKTDYWLGQQGRLTEPMVLREGATHYEPISWDDAFTLVGGALRGLADPNEAIFYTSGRTSNEAAFSYQLLARSLGTNNLPDCSNMCHESSGSALIQTIGIGKGSVSLADVTNADLLLVVGQNPGTNHPRMLSALEEAKGNGATIVAVNPLPEAGLMRFKNPQNVRGVVGRGTPLADEFCQIRLGGDLAFFRALGHLVLAAEDAAPGTVLDREFIESSTHGFEEWAADIRQLDWDEVDTATGLPREQIAHVARLLVESKRTIICWAMGLTQHKQSVPTIRELVNVLLLRGMIGKPGSGVCPVRGHSNVQGDRTMGIYEKPAEKFLSALDAEFGITSPRAHGYDTVEAIQAMRDGKAKVFFAVGGNFVSATPDTEVTERALRAMDLTVHVSTKLNRSHVVPGRTALILPTLGRTERDDQAGGTQFVSVEDSMSVVHRSRGRLAPASPHLLSEVAIVSRLARAVFGDSHAVPWAAFENDYDTIRDHISRVVPGCSDYNSRVRQPDGFVLPHPPRDSRSFPTATGKANFTVNPVQVITVPAGRLILQTLRSHDQYNTTIYGLDDRYRGVHDGRRVVFVNPDDLSALGIPDGSMVDMISEWPSGDGIEERRVKLFRVIAYPTPRGCAAAYFPEANALVPLASTAETSNTPTSKAIIIRLERS; this is encoded by the coding sequence ATGACGCGCAGGCCTCCGCAGCAGGACGTCGACGAGAGCAAGATCAAGGTCGGCGAGCCGAAAACGTACGCGGCCGGGGTGAAGGGCGTGCTGGTGTCGCTCCAGCACGGCTGGGACCAGATGGGGGCCACCCGCAGCGTGCGCACCCTGCGCCTGCTCAACCAGCGTGAGGGCTTCGACTGCCCGGGCTGCGCGTGGCCGGAGGCGCAGGGGCACCGCAAGATGGCCGAGTTCTGCGAGAACGGCGCGAAGGCCGTCGCCGAGGAGGCCACCACCCGGCGGGTCGGGCCCGAGTTCTTCGCCGCGCACTCCGTCGCCGAACTGGGTGAGAAAACCGACTACTGGCTGGGCCAGCAGGGGCGGCTGACCGAGCCGATGGTGCTGCGCGAGGGCGCCACCCACTACGAGCCGATCTCGTGGGACGACGCGTTCACCCTGGTCGGCGGCGCGCTGCGGGGGCTGGCCGACCCGAACGAGGCGATCTTCTACACCTCCGGCCGCACCAGCAACGAGGCCGCGTTCTCCTACCAACTGCTGGCCCGCTCGCTGGGCACCAACAACCTGCCCGACTGCTCGAACATGTGCCACGAGTCGTCCGGATCCGCGCTGATCCAGACCATCGGCATCGGCAAGGGCTCGGTGAGCCTGGCCGACGTCACCAACGCCGACCTGCTGCTGGTCGTGGGCCAGAACCCCGGCACCAACCACCCGCGGATGCTGTCGGCCCTGGAGGAGGCCAAGGGCAACGGCGCCACCATCGTCGCCGTCAACCCGCTGCCCGAGGCCGGGCTGATGCGGTTCAAGAACCCGCAGAACGTGCGCGGGGTCGTCGGCCGGGGCACGCCGCTGGCCGACGAGTTCTGCCAGATCCGGCTCGGCGGGGACCTGGCGTTCTTCCGGGCCCTCGGGCATCTGGTGCTCGCCGCCGAGGACGCCGCGCCCGGCACGGTGCTGGACCGGGAGTTCATCGAGTCGTCCACGCACGGCTTCGAGGAGTGGGCGGCGGACATCCGTCAGCTCGACTGGGACGAGGTCGACACCGCGACCGGGTTGCCCCGGGAACAGATCGCCCACGTGGCGCGGCTGCTGGTGGAGTCCAAGCGGACGATCATCTGCTGGGCCATGGGGCTCACGCAGCACAAGCAGTCCGTGCCGACCATCCGTGAGCTCGTCAACGTCCTGCTGCTGCGCGGGATGATCGGCAAGCCCGGCTCCGGCGTGTGCCCGGTTCGTGGCCACTCCAACGTGCAGGGCGACCGCACCATGGGCATCTACGAGAAGCCCGCCGAGAAGTTCCTGTCCGCCCTGGACGCCGAGTTCGGCATCACCTCGCCGCGTGCACACGGCTACGACACCGTCGAGGCCATTCAGGCCATGCGTGACGGCAAGGCCAAGGTTTTCTTCGCCGTCGGCGGCAACTTCGTGTCCGCCACGCCCGACACCGAGGTCACCGAGCGGGCCCTGCGAGCCATGGACCTCACCGTGCACGTGTCCACCAAGCTCAACCGTTCGCACGTCGTGCCCGGCCGGACCGCGCTCATCCTGCCCACTCTCGGCCGTACCGAGCGGGACGACCAGGCCGGTGGCACCCAGTTCGTGTCCGTCGAGGACTCCATGTCCGTCGTGCACCGCTCACGCGGCCGGCTCGCCCCCGCCAGCCCTCACCTGCTGTCCGAGGTCGCCATCGTCTCCCGGCTCGCCCGCGCCGTCTTCGGCGACTCGCACGCCGTTCCGTGGGCGGCCTTCGAGAACGACTACGACACCATCCGCGACCACATTTCCCGTGTCGTGCCTGGGTGTTCCGACTACAACTCGCGCGTCCGCCAGCCCGACGGCTTCGTCCTGCCCCATCCGCCCCGGGACTCCCGGTCCTTCCCCACCGCCACCGGGAAGGCCAACTTCACCGTCAACCCCGTGCAGGTCATCACCGTGCCCGCCGGCCGGCTCATCCTGCAGACGCTGCGTAGCCACGACCAGTACAACACCACCATCTACGGCCTCGACGACCGCTACCGCGGCGTCCACGACGGCCGCCGGGTCGTGTTCGTCAACCCCGACGACCTGTCCGCGCTCGGCATCCCCGACGGGTCCATGGTGGACATGATCAGCGAATGGCCCTCCGGCGACGGCATCGAGGAACGCCGGGTGAAGCTGTTCCGCGTCATCGCCTACCCCACCCCCAGGGGCTGCGCGGCGGCCTACTTCCCCGAGGCGAACGCCTTGGTGCCGCTGGCTTCCACCGCCGAGACGTCCAACACCCCGACCTCCAAGGCCATCATCATCCGTCTCGAACGAAGCTGA
- a CDS encoding valine--tRNA ligase: MTETLPQQYTTDLPSAWNPAEVEQGLYQRWVDNGYFGADPASDKPAFCIVLPPPNVTGSLHMGHALNHTVMDALTRRRRMQGYEALWLPGMDHAGIATQNVVERQLAGEGLSRHDLGRERFVERVWEWKAEYGGKILDQMRRLGDSVDWSRERFTMDEPLSRAVQTMFKKLFDDGLAYRAERIINWCPRCLTALSDIEVEHSEDEGELVSIRYGDGDASIVVATTRAETMLGDTAVAVHPEDERYKHLVGTEVELPLTGRRIPVVADEHVDPSFGTGAVKVTPAHDPNDFEIGQRHSLPSMTIMDSRGVITAAGPFEGLDRFEARPAVVAALRELGRIVAEKRPYLHSVGHCSRCDTVVEPRLSLQWFVNVGPLAKAAGDAVRDGRTTIHPPELAKRYFDWVDNLHDWCISRQLWWGHRIPVWYGPNGEIVCVGPDEQPPTGDGWHQDEDVLDTWFSSGLWPMSTLGWPDKTADLAKFYPTTVLSTGYDILFFWVARMMMFGLYAMDGAQPFDHVYLHGLIRDANGKKMSKSRGNVIDPLNWLDTFGADAARFTLARGANPGADMALAEEWAGGSRNFCTKLWNASRFALLNGATTARPVPARDELTDADRWILDRADQVVSEVDTLFERYEFAKLCEALYHFTWDEYCDWYLELAKVQIAEGGERAEATRAVLGHVLDTLLRLLHPVIPFITETLWTSLTGGESLMIAEWPKPSGNAVDEVAARRIDTVQRLVTEVRRFRADQGLKPGQRVPSRLSGVDDADIAGHLASIRSLARLDEPGEGFTASASLEVVGVLVELDTSGTIDVAAERKRLAKDLAAAEKELAQCDGKLNNPAFVDKAPAPVVDKIKARREAAVADIARVTARLDALPEG; this comes from the coding sequence GTGACCGAGACCCTTCCGCAGCAGTACACCACCGACCTCCCGTCCGCCTGGAACCCGGCGGAGGTAGAGCAGGGGCTGTACCAGCGGTGGGTAGACAACGGCTACTTCGGCGCGGACCCGGCCAGCGACAAGCCCGCGTTCTGCATCGTGCTGCCGCCGCCGAACGTCACGGGCAGCCTGCACATGGGCCACGCCCTCAACCACACGGTGATGGACGCGCTGACCCGGCGCCGCCGGATGCAGGGCTACGAGGCGCTGTGGCTGCCGGGCATGGACCACGCCGGCATCGCCACCCAGAACGTGGTCGAGCGGCAGCTGGCCGGCGAGGGCCTGTCCCGGCACGACCTGGGCCGGGAGCGCTTCGTCGAGCGGGTCTGGGAGTGGAAGGCCGAGTACGGCGGCAAGATCCTCGACCAGATGCGCCGGCTGGGCGACAGCGTGGACTGGAGCCGTGAGCGCTTCACCATGGACGAGCCGCTCTCGCGCGCCGTGCAGACGATGTTCAAGAAGCTGTTCGACGACGGCCTGGCCTACCGGGCCGAGCGGATCATCAACTGGTGCCCGCGCTGCCTGACCGCGCTGTCGGACATCGAGGTGGAGCACTCCGAGGACGAGGGCGAGCTGGTCTCCATCCGCTACGGCGACGGCGACGCCTCGATCGTGGTGGCCACGACCCGGGCCGAGACCATGCTCGGTGACACCGCCGTCGCGGTGCACCCGGAGGACGAGCGCTACAAGCACCTGGTCGGCACCGAGGTGGAGCTGCCGCTGACCGGCCGCCGCATCCCGGTCGTCGCCGACGAGCACGTCGACCCGTCCTTCGGCACCGGCGCGGTGAAGGTGACGCCGGCGCACGACCCGAACGACTTCGAGATCGGCCAGCGGCACTCGCTGCCGTCCATGACGATCATGGATTCCCGCGGCGTGATCACGGCCGCCGGCCCGTTCGAGGGGCTGGACCGGTTCGAGGCGCGGCCCGCGGTCGTGGCGGCGCTGCGCGAGCTGGGCCGGATCGTCGCGGAGAAGCGGCCGTACCTGCACTCGGTCGGCCACTGCTCGCGTTGCGACACCGTGGTCGAGCCGCGGCTGTCGCTGCAGTGGTTCGTCAACGTGGGCCCGCTGGCCAAGGCCGCCGGCGACGCCGTGCGCGACGGCCGCACCACGATCCACCCGCCGGAGCTGGCCAAGCGCTACTTCGACTGGGTGGACAACCTGCACGACTGGTGCATCTCGCGGCAGCTGTGGTGGGGCCACCGGATCCCGGTCTGGTACGGCCCGAACGGCGAGATCGTCTGCGTCGGCCCGGACGAGCAGCCGCCCACCGGCGACGGCTGGCACCAGGACGAGGACGTCCTGGACACGTGGTTCTCCTCGGGCCTGTGGCCGATGTCGACGCTCGGCTGGCCGGACAAGACCGCGGACCTGGCCAAGTTCTATCCGACCACGGTGCTGTCCACCGGCTACGACATCCTGTTCTTCTGGGTCGCCCGGATGATGATGTTCGGCCTGTACGCGATGGACGGCGCGCAGCCGTTCGACCACGTGTACCTGCACGGCCTGATCCGCGACGCCAACGGCAAGAAGATGTCCAAGTCCCGCGGCAACGTGATCGACCCGCTGAACTGGCTGGACACCTTCGGCGCGGACGCGGCCCGGTTCACCCTGGCCCGCGGGGCCAACCCGGGCGCGGACATGGCGCTGGCCGAGGAGTGGGCCGGCGGTTCCCGCAACTTCTGCACGAAGCTGTGGAACGCCAGCCGGTTCGCGCTGCTCAACGGCGCCACCACGGCCCGGCCGGTGCCGGCCCGCGACGAGCTGACCGACGCCGACCGGTGGATCCTGGACCGCGCCGACCAGGTCGTGTCCGAAGTGGACACGCTGTTCGAGCGGTACGAGTTCGCCAAGCTGTGCGAGGCGCTGTACCACTTCACCTGGGACGAGTACTGCGACTGGTACCTGGAGCTGGCCAAGGTCCAGATCGCCGAGGGCGGCGAGCGCGCCGAGGCGACGCGGGCGGTGCTCGGGCACGTGCTGGACACGCTGCTGCGGCTGCTGCACCCGGTGATCCCGTTCATCACCGAGACGCTGTGGACCTCGCTGACCGGCGGCGAGTCGCTGATGATCGCCGAGTGGCCGAAGCCGTCCGGGAACGCGGTCGACGAGGTGGCGGCGCGGCGCATCGACACCGTGCAGCGGCTGGTCACCGAGGTCCGGCGGTTCCGCGCCGACCAGGGCCTGAAGCCGGGGCAGCGGGTGCCATCCCGACTGTCCGGTGTGGACGATGCCGACATCGCCGGGCACCTGGCGTCGATCCGCTCGCTGGCGCGGCTGGACGAGCCGGGCGAGGGCTTCACCGCGAGCGCCTCGCTTGAGGTCGTCGGCGTGCTGGTCGAGCTGGACACCTCCGGCACGATCGACGTGGCCGCCGAGCGCAAGCGGCTGGCCAAGGACCTCGCCGCGGCCGAAAAAGAGCTGGCCCAGTGCGACGGGAAGCTGAACAATCCTGCTTTCGTCGACAAGGCTCCGGCGCCGGTCGTGGACAAGATCAAGGCGCGCCGGGAGGCCGCCGTCGCCGACATCGCGCGGGTCACCGCGCGCTTGGACGCACTGCCGGAAGGGTGA
- a CDS encoding MFS transporter small subunit, producing the protein MNRGALMVVAWLWVGLPFAYGLYQLIVKVVQLFQS; encoded by the coding sequence GTGAACCGCGGCGCGCTCATGGTGGTCGCCTGGCTGTGGGTCGGCCTGCCGTTCGCCTACGGCCTGTACCAGCTGATCGTCAAGGTGGTGCAGCTCTTCCAGAGCTGA
- a CDS encoding L-lactate MFS transporter: MGLGVLDRSRTVAPEGWSRWLVPPSALAVHLSIGQAYAWSVFKTPLEKALHLNGVESGLPFQLAIVMLGLSAAFGGTLVERNGPRWAMAVASVAFGAGFLIAALGVATSQFWLVVVGYGLVGGIGLGIGYISPVSTLIKWFPDRPGMATGIAIMGFGGGALIASPWSTAMLAGFGTSTSGIAETFAVHGVVYALFMAMGVFLVRVPADGWKPAGWDPSQATAHKLITTNNVSASNAIKTPQFWLLWLVLCLNVTAGIGILEKASPMIVDFFKVSPAPAAGFVALLSLTNMLGRFVWSSTSDAIGRKNMYRIYLGVGALLYLVLVLAGGSSKVVFVLAAMLILSFYGGGFSTVPAYLRDLFGTYQVGAIHGRLLTAWSVAGVAGPLIIDGIADAQHAAGKSGPALYSLSFFIMIGLLVVGFVANELIRPVDSKFHEPVATVDAPAAEEVDAK; this comes from the coding sequence ATGGGACTCGGGGTCCTTGATCGCTCGCGCACGGTAGCGCCGGAGGGATGGAGCCGCTGGCTCGTACCACCCTCCGCGCTCGCCGTGCACCTGTCGATCGGACAGGCCTACGCGTGGAGCGTGTTCAAGACGCCGTTGGAGAAGGCGCTACACCTGAACGGGGTGGAGAGCGGCCTGCCGTTCCAGCTGGCGATCGTCATGCTCGGCCTGTCGGCGGCCTTCGGCGGCACGCTCGTCGAACGCAACGGACCGCGGTGGGCGATGGCGGTGGCATCCGTCGCGTTCGGCGCCGGGTTCCTGATCGCCGCGCTCGGCGTGGCGACGTCACAATTCTGGCTGGTCGTCGTGGGCTACGGCCTGGTCGGCGGCATCGGTCTGGGCATCGGCTACATCTCGCCGGTGTCGACGCTGATCAAGTGGTTCCCGGACCGTCCGGGCATGGCCACCGGTATCGCGATCATGGGCTTCGGCGGCGGAGCGTTGATCGCATCACCCTGGTCGACCGCCATGCTGGCCGGTTTCGGCACCTCCACCTCGGGCATCGCGGAGACGTTCGCGGTGCACGGCGTCGTCTACGCGCTCTTCATGGCGATGGGCGTGTTCCTGGTCCGGGTGCCGGCCGACGGCTGGAAGCCGGCCGGCTGGGACCCGTCGCAGGCCACCGCGCACAAGCTGATCACCACCAACAACGTGAGCGCGTCCAACGCCATCAAGACACCGCAGTTCTGGCTGCTGTGGCTGGTGCTGTGCCTGAACGTGACCGCCGGCATCGGCATCCTGGAGAAGGCGTCGCCGATGATCGTCGACTTCTTCAAGGTGAGTCCCGCTCCGGCGGCCGGCTTCGTCGCGTTGCTGTCGCTGACCAACATGCTCGGCCGGTTCGTGTGGTCGTCCACCTCGGACGCCATCGGCCGCAAGAACATGTACCGCATCTACCTCGGTGTCGGCGCGCTGCTGTACCTGGTGCTGGTGCTGGCCGGCGGCTCGTCCAAGGTCGTGTTCGTGCTGGCCGCGATGTTGATCCTGTCGTTCTACGGCGGCGGGTTCTCCACGGTGCCGGCCTACCTGCGTGACCTGTTCGGCACCTACCAGGTCGGCGCCATCCACGGCCGGCTGCTCACCGCGTGGTCGGTGGCCGGCGTGGCCGGGCCGCTGATCATCGACGGCATCGCCGACGCGCAGCACGCCGCCGGCAAGTCCGGGCCCGCGCTGTACTCGCTGTCCTTCTTCATCATGATCGGCCTGCTCGTGGTCGGCTTCGTGGCCAACGAGCTGATCAGGCCCGTCGACAGCAAGTTCCACGAGCCGGTCGCGACCGTGGACGCGCCGGCCGCCGAGGAGGTGGACGCGAAGTGA